The Treponema medium genome has a window encoding:
- the ruvC gene encoding crossover junction endodeoxyribonuclease RuvC codes for MAEQRTAAGRIIMGIDPGLASTGYGIIAVSGSRMRCIEYGVIQTEAGQVQGNRLLIVFDRLTELIRTYQPAAAGIETLYFAKNVTSALSVSEARGVTLLALAQAGVPVFQYAPNAIKKAVTGIAQAEKQQVQLTVQLLLGLKAIPKPDHAADALAAAITYVNTVPTF; via the coding sequence ATGGCGGAACAGCGGACAGCCGCAGGACGGATTATCATGGGGATTGACCCCGGGCTTGCCTCTACCGGCTACGGCATCATTGCTGTGTCCGGCAGCAGGATGCGCTGTATCGAGTACGGTGTTATTCAAACGGAGGCGGGGCAGGTACAGGGAAATCGGCTGCTCATTGTCTTTGACCGGCTCACGGAGCTTATCCGCACATACCAACCTGCTGCTGCCGGTATCGAAACGCTCTATTTCGCAAAAAACGTAACGAGCGCTTTGAGCGTTTCGGAAGCACGCGGCGTAACGCTGCTTGCCTTAGCGCAAGCAGGTGTTCCCGTCTTTCAATACGCGCCGAACGCTATTAAAAAAGCGGTTACCGGTATCGCGCAGGCGGAAAAGCAGCAAGTGCAGCTAACAGTACAGTTACTGCTCGGCCTTAAAGCGATACCGAAACCCGATCACGCCGCCGATGCGCTGGCGGCGGCGATTACTTATGTAAATACAGTACCTACCTTTTGA